A single window of Tenericutes bacterium MZ-XQ DNA harbors:
- a CDS encoding 30S ribosomal protein S18: protein MQNNRRGGFKRRRKVCYFTQNKVEHIDFKDVELLRRFITDRGKILPRRVTGTSAKWQRPLAVAIKRARHMALLPYVKD from the coding sequence ATGCAAAACAATAGACGTGGCGGTTTTAAAAGACGTCGTAAAGTTTGTTATTTTACACAAAATAAAGTTGAACATATAGATTTTAAAGATGTAGAATTACTTAGACGATTTATTACTGACCGTGGTAAGATTTTACCAAGACGTGTAACTGGCACATCAGCTAAATGGCAACGTCCATTAGCAGTAGCTATTAAAAGAGCACGTCATATGGCATTACTACCATATGTAAAAGACTAA
- a CDS encoding 50S ribosomal protein L9, which produces MKRWILLTGVVIILGFSIYLYWPYFSFESAQHILKFIFLFISVILVFTGIYISLNQQTRQKIRTLQNRLSMWTKLSYHVNQVGDEVFNELPIGILACDETFEIKWANPHATQIFDQKIAGRQLKDLNEKLYTQATNNKIKFMVEVGSDIYDVTYRPDFNFFYLFNVTERERISKKYIDQIPALGIIYLDNLDEALAALDVSEQSSLKGEYLAAINDWAHLYDGYLKPYADERIFLMCYRKDLEKMIENKFEILEKIRDISNQNKVRVSISMGIASWNIDYESLGVYAQNAVELAEKRGGDQVVVNIQDQKIIYFGARNDTSAKSSRVGVRINAQTIKDFIDNSSKVFIMGHNQADMDAFGSMIACYHMAKASNKPTYLIIDHDKLDRTTQKVVDIVKNDVKDLMEHMISSEDSLELFDDQSVLMILDTQSPKIIMNDQVLSKTEQIIVIDHHRVGDEGFNAMFSIIEPSASSTIELVMELLGFYNMNEEIHISPLEATMMYAGLIVDTNNFTYRTGSRTFEVAAQLKDLGADTSEVKTWLRKDYLRTMEINKLLNDVEIFMDHFAFVITKDIYDDRILLAQVADAALQINDIDAAFAISRMDDDTVGVSARSFQKVNVQVLLENIGGGGHFSVAAAQVKNKSIKQVVDELKNIIELEYAQGGDLVKVILLEDVKGKGKKDQVIDVANGYGQFLVNQKKALLATDENLAVLEKQKQEALEENQRHIALMKSLKGEIDGKKVKLSIQIGQDGKMFGAITTKQIVEAFEQEHHILIDKKKVELQSEINSVGIYTAFVTLHKDIKAQFEVHIVEK; this is translated from the coding sequence ATGAAACGTTGGATTTTATTAACAGGCGTGGTGATTATTTTAGGATTCAGTATTTATCTTTACTGGCCTTATTTTTCTTTTGAATCAGCACAACACATATTAAAGTTTATATTCCTATTCATTAGTGTGATTTTAGTCTTTACTGGAATATATATCAGTTTAAATCAGCAAACTAGACAAAAAATAAGAACACTTCAAAATAGATTGTCGATGTGGACAAAGTTATCATATCATGTAAACCAAGTTGGAGATGAAGTTTTCAATGAACTTCCTATTGGTATTCTTGCATGTGATGAGACATTTGAAATTAAATGGGCAAATCCGCATGCAACGCAAATATTTGATCAAAAAATTGCAGGTCGACAATTAAAAGATTTAAATGAAAAACTATATACCCAAGCTACAAATAATAAAATTAAATTTATGGTTGAAGTCGGCTCTGACATTTATGATGTTACATACCGACCAGATTTCAATTTCTTTTATTTATTTAATGTTACTGAAAGAGAACGTATATCTAAAAAATATATCGATCAAATTCCTGCTTTAGGTATAATCTATTTAGATAACTTGGATGAGGCTTTAGCAGCACTTGATGTTTCTGAGCAATCATCCTTAAAAGGTGAATATTTAGCAGCAATCAATGATTGGGCACATCTATATGATGGATATTTAAAACCATATGCTGATGAGCGCATCTTTTTAATGTGTTATCGAAAAGATTTAGAAAAAATGATAGAAAATAAGTTTGAGATATTAGAAAAGATTAGAGATATTTCTAATCAAAATAAAGTTAGAGTATCTATCTCTATGGGGATTGCATCGTGGAATATTGATTATGAATCACTTGGTGTTTATGCACAAAATGCAGTAGAACTTGCTGAAAAACGAGGTGGAGACCAAGTAGTTGTCAATATTCAAGATCAAAAAATTATTTATTTTGGAGCAAGAAATGATACATCAGCGAAAAGTTCTAGAGTTGGTGTTAGAATCAATGCCCAAACGATTAAGGATTTTATTGATAACTCAAGTAAAGTATTTATCATGGGACATAATCAAGCAGACATGGATGCATTTGGATCGATGATTGCATGTTATCATATGGCAAAAGCATCTAATAAACCAACCTATCTCATTATTGATCATGATAAGTTAGATCGAACGACACAAAAAGTTGTAGATATCGTTAAAAATGATGTTAAGGATTTAATGGAGCATATGATTTCATCAGAAGATTCATTAGAATTGTTTGATGATCAATCAGTCTTAATGATATTAGATACACAATCACCAAAAATCATTATGAATGATCAAGTATTATCAAAAACAGAACAAATCATCGTTATTGACCATCATAGAGTTGGTGATGAAGGATTTAACGCGATGTTTTCAATCATTGAACCATCAGCATCATCAACCATCGAGCTTGTGATGGAACTATTAGGGTTCTATAACATGAATGAAGAAATCCATATATCGCCTTTAGAAGCAACCATGATGTATGCAGGGTTAATTGTTGATACAAATAATTTTACCTATCGTACAGGATCAAGAACATTTGAAGTTGCAGCACAGCTTAAAGATTTAGGTGCAGATACTTCAGAGGTTAAAACATGGCTTAGAAAAGATTATTTAAGAACCATGGAAATTAACAAACTCTTAAATGATGTCGAAATTTTTATGGATCATTTTGCGTTTGTGATAACCAAAGACATATATGATGATAGAATATTACTAGCGCAAGTTGCTGATGCAGCACTTCAAATCAATGATATTGATGCAGCATTCGCAATTTCTAGAATGGATGATGACACCGTAGGGGTTAGTGCTAGAAGTTTCCAAAAAGTCAATGTACAAGTTTTATTAGAAAATATCGGTGGTGGTGGACACTTTAGTGTTGCTGCTGCACAAGTTAAAAATAAGTCTATCAAACAAGTGGTGGACGAGTTGAAGAACATCATAGAATTAGAATACGCACAAGGAGGAGATCTCGTGAAGGTCATATTATTAGAGGATGTAAAAGGTAAGGGTAAAAAAGATCAAGTGATCGATGTTGCAAACGGATATGGTCAATTTCTGGTCAATCAAAAGAAAGCATTGCTTGCAACTGATGAAAACCTTGCAGTTTTAGAAAAACAAAAACAAGAAGCATTAGAAGAAAATCAAAGACATATCGCATTAATGAAATCACTTAAAGGTGAGATTGATGGAAAGAAAGTTAAGTTAAGTATTCAAATCGGACAAGATGGTAAAATGTTTGGTGCAATTACAACAAAACAAATTGTTGAAGCATTTGAACAGGAACACCATATCTTAATCGATAAGAAAAAAGTAGAACTTCAATCTGAAATTAACTCTGTAGGGATTTATACTGCATTTGTTACACTCCATAAGGATATTAAGGCACAATTTGAAGTCCATATCGTAGAAAAGTAG